The segment GGATTACCATCCTGCTCAATTACGCCTTTAACATCCCGATCTTCTTAACGACACTGCTGCTGAACCTTCCGCTCTTTCTGCTCGGCTGGAAGGTGCTCGGGGCGAATCAGATCGTCTATACCGGACTCGGCATCGGCTCGCTGTCTTTTTTCCTCTGGTTATTCGAGCGGATGATTAAGGCAGGCTGGATTGTGACGTTCAGTACCGAGCATGATTTTATTCTTGCTTCATTATATGCAGGGGTTACCCTGGGTCTGGGTCTGGGGATTGTCTTCCGCTTCGGGGGCACCACCGGGGGTGTAGATATTGTGGCACGGATACTCGGACGCAAGTTCGGCTGGAGTATGGGACAGATTATTCTGGCCGTGGATATCATCATTATCGGGGCTTCCCTGCTCTACATTCCCCGTGAAAAAATACTGTATACGCTCGTGGCGGTCTTCATCGCCTCACGTGTAATTGATTTCATCCAGGAAGGGGCGTACGCCGCCAAAGCCTTCACCATCATCAGCGACGAGGCTCCGCAGATTGCAGAGCTGATCACCGTAGAAATGGATCGAGGCGTTACCTTAATCCCGGCGATCGGCGCTTATTCCAAGCAAGCGAAGCATATGGTCTATTGCGTGGTCTCCAGACAGGAGATCCGCCGGCTAAGCCTGCTGGTGAAGTCAGTGGACCCTAAGGCCTTCGTCATTATCAGTGAGGTTCATGACGTTCACGGCGAAGGCTTCCGGGAGACCTGAACTATACACACATAAGGACGGACCCCACAAGCCGGCAATGGCTGCTTGTGGGGTCCGCCCTCTTTGTATCCTCTGTTGCCGCCGCTCAACCCTACACGGTTTTTAAATTCCCCTTCTGGCCGCGGTACTTACGGTAAGCTGTATACACGAGCACCGTAAGGATGAACGCGCCTGCCAGCAGGGCCCAGCCCCCGTATTGCTGCGGAGCCAGCGGCAGAGACAGGACCGGCTCGCTGCGGTCCTTGCCGAACATCACTCTTGCTGCATCCTGCCCATAGGATACAATCTCCAGCAGGCGTGCCCGTTCCACGGGCTGCTCCGAGCCTGCAACCCCACCTGCGTAAGACATCCAGGAATCAAAGCTGCTCACCGCCTCAGCAGGCCGGGAGATGATCACCGCAGGCCGGATATTCGCATACCGGCTCTGAAGTCTTGCCAGCGCCGCTGTCCAGCTCTTGAGATCATTCGCGGCGGCGCTTTGCTCCATATCGTTCAGATCCTCACGGACCAGCTTATAGTACTGCAGCCACATGGGCTGGCGGGGGTGATTCAGGCTGTTAGCGGCAAGCCGCAGCTTCGCCGCAGCCGCTTCCCATCTCTCCGGGGACGGCTGGGCCGCAGCCAGTGCCGACTTCATGTCCAGGATCACAGAGGATAGTGCATTGACCCCCTCTACTGAGGTCATCCCTTCAAAGGACGAAGAGATGAAGATCTGAGAGACCTCCTCTGCCTCCTGGCGGGCCTTCAGCACATCGCCTTCAAGCACATAGCCGTACAGAGCTTCCGCAGCCTGCTCCAGCCGCTGCGCTCCGCTTCTGGCCGTGAGAGCAGCGGGATCACTGGGCACACTTCCGGCTGCTTCTATGTAAGCTGTACTTCCCTGGTCTGCAGCGGCATCCCCTGCTTCAGCCTGAACACGGCCTCCGCTGATACCGGCCAGCAGCCAGTACAGCATGATTCCTGACAGTATGATTACTTTTCTGCGCGGCATAAGACATCCCTCCCACCTTAATGTATGGCGGAAGGACAAGAGTTAGAACAGAGGCTCAGTGCTTCATGGCAGTTCTGTCCGGAAGTGCAGGACGTCTTGTCCGGCCGCAGAACAGCCAGGCAGCAGCCGTACTGAACAGTGTAAGCCCCATGGTGAAGTACTGAACAGCGGTAAGATCATCATCAAGCACAGAAGGCAGCCAGGGATACACGCCTTGTGAATAATCCACTACATCATTAGCGAACGTCCACGCAAGCGCCACAGGCAGCATTCTCCGGAAGGTGAAGAACCGGGCATAGATCAGAGCTTCCACGGCCATTCCGGTATGGGAGATCATCAGCATCCAGTCCTTCCAGGTGAGGGAATCTCCCTGATAACCGCCGGCCACAATGATGCTGACCGCCCATATTCCGTACTTCACAGAGGTTAGGACTGCCAGCGCTTCAATCAGCTCACGCACCAGCGTCCCTGTAAGCCCTCTTGGCGGATACAGCAGCAGCAATAATGCAGCCGTGAAGAACAGACTGGCCGTAGGGCTGTCAGGAACGAACGGCAGGAGCCAGAGCGGTTCATTCTGCGCCGTGAATGTGAGCTGGTTGCCGTACCACATATATCCGTAGACCGTTCCGAGCAGATTCACGATAAACAGCAGCCATATTATTCTCCGGTCCCTAAATAACTTCTCAAACCAATGACCCGGCATATGTACAACTTCCCCCCGACTGTAGCAGCTTCATTTCAATACAACACTGATTTCATTAGAACTCTTATGACATAACAAAGACCTGAGCGCATACACGATCAGGTCCTGCGTTACTTTATTTTACTGTCCGCTTTTTTGTTTGGCAAGCCAGCCGGCCAGCTCATCGATATCCTGCTCGGTCAGCCCTGCTCCCATAGCTGTCTCCACCATTGGCGGCATCTGACCCTTACCTTCTTTTATAATAGTAAGAATCGCCGCCTTATCATGCTTATCGCCTACACCCCGAAGCGAAGGAAAACTGCCGGAGCCCTTCATATCTACCGCATGGCAGGTTATACAGGTTGCTTGCTTATAGAGTGCCATCGCCGGATCATCCTTGTCCACAATGGCAATATCCTTCGGCTTGACGGCGCTGGTGGTTGGCAAGCCCGCCGCCCTGTTCTCGGCCGCTTTCTCCTCGCGCTGAACATCCTCTGGAATCTGGCCGGTTTCAGCCATCTCATGCTTGTATTCTGTCCAGGCTGTGTTGGTCAAATAGACGATTGCCGCGAGGGACAGGAACATCAGCGAGGACGCAATCGGTCTGCGGTAGAACCGCCGTTCGGGGCCGGTATCCAGGAAAGGCGCCAGCAGCAGCGCCCCGAAGGCCACGCCTGTCACGCCCAGCGTTCCCAGCACGATATAGTCACCTGATGCATAAGGAAGCTTCAAATACTGATAGAGAAAGAGAAAATACCAGTCGGGAATCGGAATTACCGTTGCTGCCGGATTGGCAGGGAACCCGAGTGGAGCCGGCTCCGAGATGGTCAGAACCAGGATTCCCACCAGCACCACTACGCCAACCATCCATTCCTTGAGCAGAAAGTTAGGGATAAAGGCTTCCGATTTGCCCGGATACGCCGTATAATCCGGCGGGGTAATGAATCCGTTTCCTCTGCGGACCCGGGAATCCCCGACGAATATCACCTTCTCTTTGGAGTCGTCTCCGTGTGCCATGACCGTGCCTCCTATACGTTATTTTACAGCGGACCGGATATGCCTTGTCTGCGGATCATAATGAAGTGCCCGACAAGCAGTATAAGCAGAACCGCCGGGAGGAAGAATACATGTAAGGCGAAGAACCGGGTCAGCGTCTCGGCGCCGGCAATGCTGCCGCCTTGCATCAGCTCCTTGAGCACCGGTCCCATGAACGGAACCGAATTGGCGATCTCCAATGTAACCTTGGTGGCGAAGTACGCCTTATTGTCCCATGGAAGCAGGTAACCGGTAAGTCCCAGTCCCAGCATGACAAAGAAAATCAGCATCCCAACTACCCAGTTCATCTCGCGCGGGGCCTTATACGAACCGGTGAAGAACACACGCATCGTATGAAGGAACATCATGACAATGACGAGACTCGCGCCCCAGTGGTGCATGCCGCGGACGATTTTACCGAAGGCGACCTTGGTCTGCAGGTATTCCACGCTGGCGTAGGCATTAATGATATCCGGGACATAATACATGGTCAGAAACATTCCTGAGAGGATCTGTATTACAGTGATGAAGAAGGTTAGTCCGCCGAAGCAGTAGACAAAGGCTGAAAAGTGGTGTGCGGGATTGACATGCTCGGGGACCTCGTGGTCGGCAACATCTCTCCAGATCGGTGTAATATCCAGACGTTCGTCAATCCAGTTATATACGTTTTTGAACACGCCGTTCACGCCTCCTTCGCCGAAACAGTATTAGGGACGATTTCACCGAGATATACCCAGCCTCCGTCAATCTTGGTGGTGTACTGGTCCAGCGGCTTGGCAGCCACGGCCAGTTGCCGGCCCTGCTTCGTATAGCGGGCGCCATGGCAAGGGCAATGATATTCATCGGGATGCGCCTTGTTGTTATTCCAGCCTACAGTGCAGCCCAGATGCTTGCAGATCGGTGAAAGCGCATAAATATCTCCGTTCGCGTCCTTACGGATCCACGCCGTAAGCATCGCTGTACTGGCATACCATCCGTCCTGCTGCGGAAGCTCGAAGGTGAACTCCTGGGGCTCTTCTGTAATTTTGGACGCTTCTGCTACCTTGATGAATTCTCCCTCGCCTTTTTTCTGCAGAATCGGATCTACAGCAAACCGGACCATCGGCAAGATAACTCCGGCACCCATAAAGGCGGTAGCCCCTCCTAGTGTGTAGGTCAAAAACTGTCTGCGTGACATCTCGTTTCGGCTGGGCGGTTCTTGCGGAAGTGACTCTTCTTCTTCATTAAGGCTGCTCATACTGTATGTAACCCCCTTTTCAAAATGTGAGAAGGCACCTGCAGAGTTGTTGCATAGGTATTTTAGGTAAAAAATCCGTTTTCAATGAAAAATATCACAGTTCATATAAGTTCATCCTAATCATAGCTTAGGGTCTAAAACCCGTCAAGAATATTGTCTAAATTGTGACAGGCGTTTAAGGCCGTTTTTTGATAAATTGTTGATTTTCCGTCACATTTAACTCATTTTTCATTCTGCCACAGAGCCTGGATTTCACTCCGCACATATGCGCTTACCGGGGCTCTCGTATCGGCAGCTATCTCAGGCAGGCAAAGGAGTAAATCGCTTTCAAATACCTCCTCCCTGCGCAGCCCCTCATTGGCAGACATCACGATCGCGTACTGGAAGCCACTGGATTTGACTTTCCGGCAAAGTTCATTCAACAAAGCTGTCATTCCAGGCCCTGCATACTGTACCGCCGGATAAGTCACGACCCGCCCCTTGTAAGGTTGTTCGGCCAATTCCAGGAAATCACGCTGCCGTTCAAGTAACTTAACTGTCTCAGGCGGAGTCTCCGTGCCTTGAAGTCCGCTATAAGGAATAATGCAGGTATCATAGTATTGTCCATCGGTCTCCCAGGCTCTACTGTCAAAATCACTGAATTTCATAGATTCGCCCCCTCTAGCCGCATCCCGCAGCATGAATGTTCACTTTAAAAGCATCATAAACAAGTGTATACGGCTTGGCAATCCTTATATAGCAAAATAACCCCACAAAGTGGGGCTTTAGCTTAGATGATGACTCAGGTACTTTGCGGGGACCCCAAAACATATAAATTCTTATCTTCCAAAAAAAGAAATGCGCCAGGCGCATTTCTCTATGCCAAACTTTTCAGTTCTTCAGTCAGATTCCGGAAAGCCGCCTCATCACCAGCAGCCAGCGCCGTGTCGATCTTCCGGTACAACATGTCGGTACGACGCTTTCTTAACGCTTCATCCCACACCATTTCCGCAGCTAGCCCCAGCATCACTTCATAAGTAGCCTTCATTTTGTCCATTCGATACACCTCCGCTGTTTAAGAAATTCCGTATTCCAATGCTTTTTTCACATAGCTTTCACTTGTGCGTGCCATCCTCAGCAGATCCTGCTCAGTCAATTCACGGACCACTTTGGCCGGTGTGCCCAAGGAGAGCGTGTACGGAGGAATGATTGTGTTCTCGGTTACAATGGAGCCGGCTCCTACTAAAGCATATTCACCAATCTCTGCTCCGTTCAGTACAATTGCACCCATTCCGATTAATGTGCCCTTGCCTATCCGGCAGCCGTGGATGATTGCTGAATGCCCGACCGAGATGTCATCCTCCAGCACCAGCGGCAATCCGTCCGCCACATGGCCGACCACACCGTCCTGGATATTGCAGCGCTCCCCGATGATCACCGGCGCCAGGTCACCGCGAAGTACAGCGTTGAACCAGACACTGGATTGTTTGCTTATTCTTACATCGCCAACGAGCTTAGCGCCTTCCGCCACATAGACCGTTTCGTCAAGCTGCGGTATGTAACTCCCATAGGCAATCCGCATCTCTCTCCTCCTTACCTGAGCAGATGCTTCGGCACAGCCGCTTCACATCCCCAGGGTGTCATCATGGCCACTGTTCCTGCGGGTTCCTCACCAAGCTTAAGCATGCCCAGATGCAGCATCATCCGCAAGATTCGCTGTTCGAGAATGGAAGCGGCATCATCGTAATAAAAGGGCTTGATCAGCCAGCCGATTCCTTCTGACAGCGAGGCTGTGGTCACCCATCTGCCGGCACTTAGACTAATCCAGTAGACCAGCGAAGGCAAATTGGGAATAGCCCCTTTATACAGTCTTAACCAAAAGGAGAATAACTGCATCAGCTTTTCCGATTTCCCCTCCGCCAGAAAATGCTCGCCTGCCGCTGTAAGCTGCAGCCTGTAGCCCTCCTCGGAGATCCAGCGGCGGTGGCGGGCATAATCGTACAGCAGGGCAAATCTCGGCGGATAATGCTCACAAGCCCTGCCGTAGCCGAACCTCCAGCCGCCCTTGCCGAGTAAAGGCTCTGCAATCTGCAGCGCATTCATCACTCCCTGCTGATTGCGCTTATAGAGCGCGCCTTCCTGGTTCAGTTCAGGCTCATTCTCCTTCACATACCGCAGGAACAGCAGCAGATCTCCGGCCAGTAAATCCCCCTCTCCCCTGTACACCGCCGGCTCCGGGCCCGGAACAATCCGCTCCTGCAAATACTGTCCCATCTGCTCACGGAAGCGCTTCTTCAGATCCAGCGGCACCTGGAACAGATACCGGCTCTGCTGGGAAGCTCCGCTGAACAGCCAGCCGCTGTTCTTAAGCCGGCTGACCAGCTCGCGGTAGTCACCGCTTTTGCCGGGCGGGGCATCGAAGGATGCCTGCCTGGCCGCAGCCAGCAGATCCTCCAGGCTGAAGTGGCTGCGTTCATCGAAGAGCAGGCTGTTCAGCAACCGCAGCTCTCCTGGGGAACTCCCCTTAATATGGGACTCCATGAACTCCCGGCTGCCTAAGGTGATCAAAATATTCTGAATCAAATCATGTTTGGAATTCCGTTTGCATTCACACTGATAGCGTCCCGCAATGGCGGTCAGCTGACCAATGTCTGCATAAGTGAGCATATCCGCCAGATTCATCTCTCATCGCCTCACTGTTTTACTACCATTATGGGAAATACAGCCCTTTTTATTCCTTCTGCCGCAAAAAAAATAACCCGAAGGGTCGGGTTAATGCTGTTTTTGTAAAATATGACGGGTACAGTTGTACAATAAAGGATTCCATTCCTGCTCGTTCTTCTCCAGAATCGTGAGTGAGAGATTGCCGAGCCGTTCCGAATATTTGTCTTTGTAGAGTGCGGTGTAGAGCTGTGCAAGGAATCCTCCATGGGAGATGACCAGGACATTCTTACCCGGGAACCGGGCCGTAATATCCTCCAGGAACGCAAGTCCCCGGACCTGAAGCGCCTCATCGCTCTCCTGTCCCAGAGACAGCAGCTTCCAATCCTTGCCCCACTTGGCTTCACGGGCTTCGGCTGTCATGCCCTCCACCTGGCCGTAGGCTCGCTCACGGATACGGTCATCCGGCTCAAGTAAAGGAATGCCCAGCTTGGCCGCTACGATCTTGCCGGTCTCTGCTGCACGGGACAGACTGCTCGTAATACAATAGTCCCAGTGATACGGCTCCTGCAGCAGCCGGTCACCCAGCATCTCAGCCTGCCGCCTGCCTTCATCATTCAGTGGAATATCACTTTGTCCCTGAATTTTACCTACTGCATTCCAATCCGTCAGCCCATGGCGTATTAAGCCGATCAGCATCGCCTATCACCGTTCCCTTCCCTATTTATGTTTGCTTAATAATGTAACACGAATGAAAACAAATGTCTTCTTTTTTAGAACAAGTGGAAACACATACATTCTTGTATTCAAATCAAAAACCCTCTTCTCCATGCTCGGGAAGGGGGTTCTCATTGTCTGCGGTACCGGTTCAGACGGACCAGCAGGAATATGGATAATCCGACGCCCAGCGTCGACAATACCATCCAGTACTGCGGATGTGCAGGGCCCATACTGGCCACCAGCGGCTCAATAATCCCGCCCTCAGACTCTACCGGATAGGAAGAAGACCAGTCCAGGGTTAAGCCTGCCACACCTGTCTCGACGATCCCGCTCTGTGCCGCCGTCGTATTCGAGGGGGTCTTGAACACGGTGAAATATAGGAAGCTTGAGATAAACACCGCTAAGAAACAGGCAATCCAGAGGCTTAAGCGATGCCGGAATACTGTAGAACTCCCCG is part of the Paenibacillus sp. FSL M7-0420 genome and harbors:
- a CDS encoding DUF2487 family protein — translated: MKFSDFDSRAWETDGQYYDTCIIPYSGLQGTETPPETVKLLERQRDFLELAEQPYKGRVVTYPAVQYAGPGMTALLNELCRKVKSSGFQYAIVMSANEGLRREEVFESDLLLCLPEIAADTRAPVSAYVRSEIQALWQNEK
- a CDS encoding ubiquinol-cytochrome c reductase iron-sulfur subunit, producing the protein MSSLNEEEESLPQEPPSRNEMSRRQFLTYTLGGATAFMGAGVILPMVRFAVDPILQKKGEGEFIKVAEASKITEEPQEFTFELPQQDGWYASTAMLTAWIRKDANGDIYALSPICKHLGCTVGWNNNKAHPDEYHCPCHGARYTKQGRQLAVAAKPLDQYTTKIDGGWVYLGEIVPNTVSAKEA
- a CDS encoding menaquinol-cytochrome c reductase cytochrome b/c subunit yields the protein MAHGDDSKEKVIFVGDSRVRRGNGFITPPDYTAYPGKSEAFIPNFLLKEWMVGVVVLVGILVLTISEPAPLGFPANPAATVIPIPDWYFLFLYQYLKLPYASGDYIVLGTLGVTGVAFGALLLAPFLDTGPERRFYRRPIASSLMFLSLAAIVYLTNTAWTEYKHEMAETGQIPEDVQREEKAAENRAAGLPTTSAVKPKDIAIVDKDDPAMALYKQATCITCHAVDMKGSGSFPSLRGVGDKHDKAAILTIIKEGKGQMPPMVETAMGAGLTEQDIDELAGWLAKQKSGQ
- a CDS encoding gamma carbonic anhydrase family protein, giving the protein MRIAYGSYIPQLDETVYVAEGAKLVGDVRISKQSSVWFNAVLRGDLAPVIIGERCNIQDGVVGHVADGLPLVLEDDISVGHSAIIHGCRIGKGTLIGMGAIVLNGAEIGEYALVGAGSIVTENTIIPPYTLSLGTPAKVVRELTEQDLLRMARTSESYVKKALEYGIS
- a CDS encoding sporulation protein YpjB, whose translation is MPRRKVIILSGIMLYWLLAGISGGRVQAEAGDAAADQGSTAYIEAAGSVPSDPAALTARSGAQRLEQAAEALYGYVLEGDVLKARQEAEEVSQIFISSSFEGMTSVEGVNALSSVILDMKSALAAAQPSPERWEAAAAKLRLAANSLNHPRQPMWLQYYKLVREDLNDMEQSAAANDLKSWTAALARLQSRYANIRPAVIISRPAEAVSSFDSWMSYAGGVAGSEQPVERARLLEIVSYGQDAARVMFGKDRSEPVLSLPLAPQQYGGWALLAGAFILTVLVYTAYRKYRGQKGNLKTV
- a CDS encoding IDEAL domain-containing protein, which codes for MDKMKATYEVMLGLAAEMVWDEALRKRRTDMLYRKIDTALAAGDEAAFRNLTEELKSLA
- a CDS encoding DUF1405 domain-containing protein yields the protein MPGHWFEKLFRDRRIIWLLFIVNLLGTVYGYMWYGNQLTFTAQNEPLWLLPFVPDSPTASLFFTAALLLLLYPPRGLTGTLVRELIEALAVLTSVKYGIWAVSIIVAGGYQGDSLTWKDWMLMISHTGMAVEALIYARFFTFRRMLPVALAWTFANDVVDYSQGVYPWLPSVLDDDLTAVQYFTMGLTLFSTAAAWLFCGRTRRPALPDRTAMKH
- a CDS encoding histidine phosphatase family protein; translation: MLIGLIRHGLTDWNAVGKIQGQSDIPLNDEGRRQAEMLGDRLLQEPYHWDYCITSSLSRAAETGKIVAAKLGIPLLEPDDRIRERAYGQVEGMTAEAREAKWGKDWKLLSLGQESDEALQVRGLAFLEDITARFPGKNVLVISHGGFLAQLYTALYKDKYSERLGNLSLTILEKNEQEWNPLLYNCTRHILQKQH
- a CDS encoding YitT family protein, which translates into the protein MSSTIKISTVSKTVAPIMLGTAIYAFGLLYFIIPNQLMEGGVTGITILLNYAFNIPIFLTTLLLNLPLFLLGWKVLGANQIVYTGLGIGSLSFFLWLFERMIKAGWIVTFSTEHDFILASLYAGVTLGLGLGIVFRFGGTTGGVDIVARILGRKFGWSMGQIILAVDIIIIGASLLYIPREKILYTLVAVFIASRVIDFIQEGAYAAKAFTIISDEAPQIAELITVEMDRGVTLIPAIGAYSKQAKHMVYCVVSRQEIRRLSLLVKSVDPKAFVIISEVHDVHGEGFRET
- the qcrB gene encoding menaquinol-cytochrome c reductase cytochrome b subunit codes for the protein MFKNVYNWIDERLDITPIWRDVADHEVPEHVNPAHHFSAFVYCFGGLTFFITVIQILSGMFLTMYYVPDIINAYASVEYLQTKVAFGKIVRGMHHWGASLVIVMMFLHTMRVFFTGSYKAPREMNWVVGMLIFFVMLGLGLTGYLLPWDNKAYFATKVTLEIANSVPFMGPVLKELMQGGSIAGAETLTRFFALHVFFLPAVLLILLVGHFIMIRRQGISGPL
- a CDS encoding anti-sigma factor, encoding MQDTRFDVSDERAEAINSKVMERIYLESPWLMPGDGKSAGSSTVFRHRLSLWIACFLAVFISSFLYFTVFKTPSNTTAAQSGIVETGVAGLTLDWSSSYPVESEGGIIEPLVASMGPAHPQYWMVLSTLGVGLSIFLLVRLNRYRRQ